The Diceros bicornis minor isolate mBicDic1 chromosome 18, mDicBic1.mat.cur, whole genome shotgun sequence sequence GGGAGTGGGCAGCACCTGGGCATAGAGGTACCCCATGAACACCCACCTCCCCGGCAGTGCATGTCTCTGCGCTGAAGCCAGACTTAGGGCCCGCTAGGAGCCATAACCCAGGGAGAGCCAGAGGGCCAGGGATGGGAGCTAAGGTTGTGGCTGGGGGTCACGGATGGGAAAGAGATGGATTCAGGGTTCTGGGTGACAACCCAGAGGGTGCGAGGTCTGGGTGATCAGGCTCAGTACACCCAGCTGACGGGCACCCACTGGGGCTCGGTCCGCAGCTTCTCCATGGCAGCCTGCAGCTCATGGAAGGTCCTCTCCAGGTTGCTGTTGACTAGGCTGAGGTCGAAGTAGTGCCCGTAGCCCCTCTGGATGCGGCTGCTCTCCTCCACTGTCCGTCTCAGGTCCACCTCCTGCCCGGCACAAGGGGACCGGTCAGTGTCCCTCACTCACGCCCATCGTCAGGGAATCTACAGCTGCCCCATCTagttcctccccaaagcccaaccATGGCGGTGTGGACTCCCTGGCTGGGGGGCAGGAGCCCCTCCCTGCACGCCCCAAGGTGGCTCTCCTGCaaccacagacagacagacagatgggtgaaaggaaggaaggaaggaaatagcttTAGTAAATGCCAAGCACGGCACTAACTGCTTTGCAACCACAGAATCTTCACTACAGCTCTGCAAGGCAGTATAATTATTCCCCGTTTACAGCAGAGAACACTGAAGTACagagaggtcacacagccagccagCGGCTGAACACagtctgcctgactccagagccagtGCTCCCTCCAGTTTGATGAGGCCCCTCACCTAGGCAGCCTGAGAGCCATGCCTGCTACTCGAGCAGCCCACAGTGCCGGAAGGcaacccccaccccagacccagtgGAAGCTGGCCCAGCAGGGGTGGGAAGGGAACTTGAAAACGGACTTAAATAAGCCGAAGCAGGAGCTCTCGGGCTGGCCCAGTTGTGGCCCAGCAGCTCCAGTTCCCAGTGTCTGTTGCCAGAGGGCCTGCAGCAGACGGGAGCCCAGCCCAGACTGTCCTGGGCCGGAGCAGCGCTCTGACCTGGGTAATAAGAGCTGCAGTACCGAGTGTGGCCAGCAGAGGGACCCCTGAGCTCAGAGCGCCACAAACCCTACAGCTCCTGGAAAAGGCTGCTGCTCCATGGGGAAGAGGGGTGCCCTGGGGTCTGCAACACCTGACTTGaagcctctcctcccctctctgcctcctccctgctgCTGACTCGCCCCTCCAACCAGCCTTCCAGCCTctggcttcctccctcccttcagcCTTACCCCCAGCTGTaaacagccctgagcccacctggCCCACCTCTGCCCATAGATCTCGCACTGGCCTTCTGGTCTCCCTTTGGTCAGCACTCCGTCCCCGGAAAGTGGGCTGAGCCGTGGGGCTGGCAGAAGCTCCAGCCCCCAGCGCGGGCTAGCTGTGTCCCTGACTCTATGAGACTATGGGCACTTCCTCCCTCAGACCTGTTTCCACACCTATAAAGCGGGACTAGCAAGCCCCACCTCGCTGATACCTTGGATGGGCGCCCCTCCCCTTCCCCGACATCACCTCCTTTTCTTCACCAGCTCcagcctgccccccaccccaggcagccATCAGACCCCTCCCACCGCACCTCAGAGACCCTCACCGTGAGCTGCTTGGTGGACACTCCGCTCTCCAGCGCAGCCCGGTTCATGGCCCGCAGGGTCTCAAAGTCAGGGGCCTCGATGAACACCACGTAAGGGACGAACTCAGCTGTTCTCAGCACCTTCACCGCCTGCAGGAGAAGAAGGGGGTCCAGGAGTATATCCCCACAGACGTCTGGGGTGACCGGGGTGAGGACGGGCACCTGGGGTTCTGGGACACGAGTCCTGGGGATGACTGgtagagggcaggggctggggcttgTGTAACCAGAGGAGCCTAGAGTAGGGGACCCGGGAGGCTGAGAAGGAAGTTGTAGGTGGGCTGGGTCCCTAGCAGTAGCTGAGGGGTTATATGGGGGTGCCTGGGAGACAAGTGCCTGGAAATACAAGGGGGAGTGCTGGGGGCAAGCAGAGTGCGCAGAGAGGATATCGGGCAGCAGGGAAGGGGCGGGCGGGCGGTACCTGGGGGTTGACGTCCAGCACGCACACCTTGCCGGCAGCTACCACGCCCCGGATGGAGTCGATCCGTGTGCCATACAGGTTGCCCTCGTACTCGCCATGTTCCAGGTAGCGCCCAGCACGGATGTCAGCCTCCATCTCCGCGCGGGACACAAAGCTATAACCCTGGCCCTCCCGCTCTGAGTCCTTGGGCCGCCGGGACGTGTCTGGGGGAAGGAGGGGTTGATGCACAGGCAGGCCACACCACTCAGACGCACATGCACGTGTTCCACATGGCCGCACAGCCCTAGGGGTGCAGCCTGCCCTCCACCTTCGCAGCACAGCCGCCTTCCCACACACCGCCCTCACCCTCACCATTGGCACACACACAGACTCGAGATGTCCATACTGACTGGACCTTCGGAGATCACCTGCTCCAACCCAGTGCTCACAGATGGggggctgaggcccagggagggcaaTGTACAGCCTAAAGCCACACAGCAAGGCCAGCAGACCTAAGGTCAGCACTCAGGTTCCCGCCTCCAGGAACCAGGAACTTTCACCACCCCAACTGGTTGTGCCACCAAGAAGCCCTGTCTTCCACAAGGCCACACAAGGCAGCTCACAGCCCTGTTTCACATGGGTCCCCAGCTGGGCTTTTAGCAAGTGAACAtgagagaaggaaaagcaagacTAGCCCAGCCCAGCTCACTTGGCCACAGGTTGTCAGGACAGCTACCTCAGCCCTTCCCAGCCTGCAgtgcccccacccacccacagaGGGTGCACACCCCACACCTCACATCCAAAAGTACCCCTTGACCTGGTGCCCATGCAGATGCCCATTCAGGGAACCCAGCCCTGGCCTCAGGGAagccctgctccctgccccccacccagcAGGGCCCAGATCCCACTCACAGGGCACCGTGGTGCCATAGCGGTCTGGATCCCACATGATGAGCTTGTTCTTCAGGCTGCGCCGGCCCACGCCCTGAGCCCCGATCAGCACCAGGGTTTTCCGGCGGAAGGGGGGCATGCGGGCCACCTCCTCATAAATGAGCAGTTCGTGGCGGTCAAACTCTGGACACAGGGAGATGGCGCTGCTCACCAGGCTGCTCATCaggtggagggggtggggcggggctcTCAGGGAGGCCAAGGGTAAGAGAGCTAGGGCTGGGAGCAGAGAGAaactgggcagggcctgggggcaAGGCCGGCAGCATCAGAACCAGTcgttggtgggggagggagggacatgCCATGTCAAGAGAGGGCAGGGGAGGTGGCCTCCAACACCCACCTGCATTCTTGGTGGTCAAATACATCATtcgcttctttttctttcctgaaaggCTGCCACATAAGGTCCCTGGCCATAAAGAGATGGGCGAGTGAGGCCAGGCAGGGCCGTGTCAGATCCCAGATTAGGGTCTGCAGAAGAGGGACCTCATACCTGAGGTGGGTGTCAGCTCCAGGTCCCGCTTGACGAAGGCTTTCCGCTTCTCCTCCAGCAGCTGGCTGGGGATGAGCCCCGCGCTGCCCCCTTCTACATGGCACGCCTGAAATGACATGTGACAAAGATCTGCCTGAGTGAGAGGACAcctcccccacacaccacacctgGAAAGACTGCCTGGGCACCCAGGGCTCACCTGCCACCAGTTGGCGTCGTCCTGGTTTACAATCTGGAGCAAGTCCCCAGCGTTGAAGTGCAGGCCCGCTTCCTTGCAGGGGATGAGGCTGTCTCGGGCGGGGTCATAGTCAAAGTGGCATTTCACAAATACCTGGGCCAGGGATCAGAAAAGAGTCAAGGGAGGAACCAAGGGAAGGCTGGatgggatgtgccctctctcaccCCAACCCTGGAGGAGAGAGTGTCACACAGTCCaccctctgtcccctccccacacaAAGATGAAAAAGGCCCTGGCACTGCCCCTCTAGAGGCATGATGCCTCCAGCCCTGCCTGGTCTGCCTCCCTGGTACCAGCCTCACTTTGTATCTAGAACAAAAGGACTCAGATAGAGGGATGGGGGATCTGCTCAGGCCTGGGGCCATGGCCCCACCCACTGAGAAGGCAGGAGCACCCAGTAAGGGACATGACCCTGGCATCTAACGAAGGATCCCTCCGtccaccctctccctccccttgaAGGAGAGGGCTCTGGCAGAAGGCTAGAGAGCCAATAGGAGAGGTGGGCAGACCTCCACAATCCACCAGCCAGGAGGCAGCTGTACAGGACACGTGACAACCCAACTCTGCACACCCACGCGGATACTAGGCACGCAGACCGTTGTACACGATGCAGGCACTCATTGCACGCTCGGGTACCCCAGGGCTTGGACGCGCGCACGTCCCTTGCACATGCGCATGAATGTCCAAGATCAGCGCAAATGCACAATGCGCGCATGTGCACCACACGCAGAGGGCTGTAGGTGGATGGGTTCGCAGCCCCAGCCCGCAGGTCTCGCCCCACGTTTTGCTTTGAGAACACCGATGGGAGAGGAGG is a genomic window containing:
- the MPP2 gene encoding MAGUK p55 subfamily member 2 isoform X3; this encodes MQQVLDNLGSLPNATGAAELDLIFLRGIMESPIVRSLAKAHERLEETKLEAVRDNNLELVQEILRDLAQLAEQSSTAAELARILQEPHFQSLLETHDSVASKTYETPPPSPGLDPTFSNQPVPPDAVRMVGIRKTAGEHLGVTFRVEGGELVIARILHGGMVAQQGLLHVGDIIKEVNGQPVGSDPRALQELLRSASGSVILKILPSYQEPHLPRQVFVKCHFDYDPARDSLIPCKEAGLHFNAGDLLQIVNQDDANWWQACHVEGGSAGLIPSQLLEEKRKAFVKRDLELTPTSGTLCGSLSGKKKKRMMYLTTKNAEFDRHELLIYEEVARMPPFRRKTLVLIGAQGVGRRSLKNKLIMWDPDRYGTTVPYTSRRPKDSEREGQGYSFVSRAEMEADIRAGRYLEHGEYEGNLYGTRIDSIRGVVAAGKVCVLDVNPQAVKVLRTAEFVPYVVFIEAPDFETLRAMNRAALESGVSTKQLTEVDLRRTVEESSRIQRGYGHYFDLSLVNSNLERTFHELQAAMEKLRTEPQWVPVSWVY
- the MPP2 gene encoding MAGUK p55 subfamily member 2 isoform X2 yields the protein MPVAATNSETAMQQVLDNLGSLPNATGAAELDLIFLRGIMESPIVRSLAKAHERLEETKLEAVRDNNLELVQEILRDLAQLAEQSSTAAELARILQEPHFQSLLETHDSVASKTYETPPPSPGLDPTFSNQPVPPDAVRMVGIRKTAGEHLGVTFRVEGGELVIARILHGGMVAQQGLLHVGDIIKEVNGQPVGSDPRALQELLRSASGSVILKILPSYQEPHLPRQVFVKCHFDYDPARDSLIPCKEAGLHFNAGDLLQIVNQDDANWWQACHVEGGSAGLIPSQLLEEKRKAFVKRDLELTPTSGTLCGSLSGKKKKRMMYLTTKNAEFDRHELLIYEEVARMPPFRRKTLVLIGAQGVGRRSLKNKLIMWDPDRYGTTVPYTSRRPKDSEREGQGYSFVSRAEMEADIRAGRYLEHGEYEGNLYGTRIDSIRGVVAAGKVCVLDVNPQAVKVLRTAEFVPYVVFIEAPDFETLRAMNRAALESGVSTKQLTEVDLRRTVEESSRIQRGYGHYFDLSLVNSNLERTFHELQAAMEKLRTEPQWVPVSWVY
- the MPP2 gene encoding MAGUK p55 subfamily member 2 isoform X1, with the protein product MAGSPGSRASLEGISLGSSEEAELRREAMQQVLDNLGSLPNATGAAELDLIFLRGIMESPIVRSLAKAHERLEETKLEAVRDNNLELVQEILRDLAQLAEQSSTAAELARILQEPHFQSLLETHDSVASKTYETPPPSPGLDPTFSNQPVPPDAVRMVGIRKTAGEHLGVTFRVEGGELVIARILHGGMVAQQGLLHVGDIIKEVNGQPVGSDPRALQELLRSASGSVILKILPSYQEPHLPRQVFVKCHFDYDPARDSLIPCKEAGLHFNAGDLLQIVNQDDANWWQACHVEGGSAGLIPSQLLEEKRKAFVKRDLELTPTSGTLCGSLSGKKKKRMMYLTTKNAEFDRHELLIYEEVARMPPFRRKTLVLIGAQGVGRRSLKNKLIMWDPDRYGTTVPYTSRRPKDSEREGQGYSFVSRAEMEADIRAGRYLEHGEYEGNLYGTRIDSIRGVVAAGKVCVLDVNPQAVKVLRTAEFVPYVVFIEAPDFETLRAMNRAALESGVSTKQLTEVDLRRTVEESSRIQRGYGHYFDLSLVNSNLERTFHELQAAMEKLRTEPQWVPVSWVY